One segment of Lytechinus pictus isolate F3 Inbred chromosome 13, Lp3.0, whole genome shotgun sequence DNA contains the following:
- the LOC135156314 gene encoding uncharacterized protein LOC135156314: MDEPVRTYIYHVAMLVFSSLGILINLATVCAILLNSALRREQHIFTFSLALADFASAVAMFITNLNDFPESPFQIEEPSWIVCLFTTGLVISILSTLAIAFERLIILRIDALGSRRIVTGRRSVAVCMVIWIIVPAIYFFLLGFNAALSDILLYFISPCITIASLFITAICYILIYKKIAMISENVGLNDAALERRAKNSKKILVTFALVVASTSACWIIMCCVLVVEYLSFIYYQLELETLWFRVLADIGNVLVSINGILNPVIIWLRLTVFRTQLRTCFERLRCRKAHESQSSSRVTLDSTTVTTNPSAGSTINITMDDIKAN, translated from the exons ATGGATGAGCCTGTGAGAACATACATCTATCATGTTGCTATGCTTGTGTTCTCGTCTTTGGGCATCTTGATCAACCTAGCCACCGTGTGTGCCATCTTGTTGAACAGCGCCTTAAGGAGGGAGCAGCATATCTTCACTTTCAGTTTGGCTCTTGCGGATTTTGCTTCAGCTGTCGCCATGTTCATCACCAACTTAAACGATTTTCCCGAG AGCCCGTTTCAAATAGAGGAACCATCGTGGATTGTCTGTCTGTTTACAACTGGTTTGGTCATATCGATACTAAGTACACTCGCCATCGCCTTCGAGCGTCTCATCATCCTTCGCATTGATGCTCTCGGAAGCCGTCGCATCGTCACTGGCAGGCGATCTGTAGCTGTCTGTATGGTCATTTGGATAATAGTGCCGgcgatatatttttttctacttggATTTAACGCAGCTCTAtcagacattcttctttattttatatctCCGTGTATCACAATAGCATCCCTCTTCATCACGGCCATATGTTACATCCTCATCTACAAAAAGATCGCCATGATCTCGGAAAACGTCGGACTCAACGACGCAGCGCTCGAGCGACGCGCGAAAAACAGCAAGAAAATACTCGTGACCTTTGCCCTTGTGGTCGCAAGCACAAGCGCGTGCTGGATAATCATGTGCTGCGTTCTTGTTGTGGAGTATCTCTCCTTCATCTATTATCAGCTAGAATTGGAAACTCTTTGGTTCAGGGTGCTAGCCGATATTGGCAACGTTTTGGTAAGCATCAACGGCATACTTAACCCGGTCATAATCTGGTTGCGTCTGACTGTATTCAGAACACAGCTACGCACTTGCTTTGAGAGACTGAGGTGTCGAAAGGCGCATGAATCCCAAAGCTCGTCCCGAGTTACATTGGATTCGACTACCGTCACAACAAATCCATCAGCAGGCTctaccatcaacatcaccatgGACGATATCAAGGCAAATTGA